Proteins from one Catenuloplanes atrovinosus genomic window:
- a CDS encoding chitosanase — MAAVVLAAAGFTLTGRPTHDPAEARAAVHRMGGLPRRDLDHPAKKEIAMRLVSSAENSSLNWRAQYGYIEDIRDGRGYTGGIIGFTSGTGDLLAVVLRYTAARPVNPLARYVPALRRVIGSGSHAGLDPGFPRAWRAAAADPLFRAAQDATRDRVYLSPAVGQAMRDGLRALGQFAYFDAMVMHGPGPDPASFGGIRAAAMRRARTPAQGGAETAYLHAFLTARTAAMRREAAHRDTSRVDTAQRAFLKAGNLDLNPPLRWSVYGDRYAIMR, encoded by the coding sequence GTGGCCGCCGTGGTGCTGGCCGCGGCCGGGTTCACGCTGACCGGCCGGCCGACCCACGACCCCGCGGAGGCGAGGGCGGCGGTGCACCGGATGGGCGGTCTGCCCCGGCGGGACCTGGACCACCCCGCGAAGAAGGAGATCGCCATGCGGCTGGTCTCCAGCGCGGAGAACTCGTCGCTGAACTGGCGCGCGCAGTACGGCTACATCGAGGACATCCGGGACGGCCGGGGCTACACCGGCGGCATCATCGGCTTCACGAGCGGCACCGGCGACCTGCTGGCGGTCGTGCTCCGGTACACCGCGGCCCGGCCGGTGAACCCGCTGGCCCGCTACGTCCCCGCGCTGCGCCGGGTGATCGGCAGCGGCTCGCACGCCGGCCTGGACCCCGGGTTCCCGCGCGCCTGGCGGGCCGCCGCCGCCGACCCGCTGTTCCGCGCCGCGCAGGACGCCACGCGGGACCGCGTCTACCTCAGCCCGGCGGTCGGGCAGGCCATGCGGGACGGGCTGCGCGCGCTGGGACAGTTCGCCTACTTCGACGCGATGGTCATGCACGGCCCCGGCCCGGACCCGGCGAGCTTCGGCGGCATCCGCGCCGCCGCCATGCGCCGCGCCCGCACGCCGGCCCAGGGCGGTGCCGAGACCGCCTACCTGCACGCCTTCCTGACCGCCCGCACCGCGGCCATGCGCCGGGAGGCGGCACACCGGGACACCAGCCGCGTCGACACCGCCCAGCGGGCCTTCCTGAAAGCCGGCAACCTCGACCTGAACCCACCACTGCGGTGGAGCGTCTACGGCGACCGCTACGCGATCATGCGCTAG
- a CDS encoding GNAT family N-acetyltransferase codes for MRAALAELAVRYGGTGDDTPMDPAEFTPPRGDFVVAFLGGEPVGGAGWRAHGDEDAELKRMFTSVAVRGRGIGRRVLAAVEESARAQGRRRMILEVGDLQPEAIAMYHACGYDRIENFGFYRNDPGCLSFARVL; via the coding sequence ATGCGCGCGGCGCTGGCGGAGCTGGCCGTCCGCTACGGCGGCACCGGTGACGACACCCCGATGGACCCGGCCGAGTTCACCCCGCCGCGCGGCGACTTCGTGGTCGCGTTCCTGGGCGGCGAGCCGGTCGGCGGCGCGGGCTGGCGCGCGCACGGCGACGAGGACGCGGAGCTGAAGCGGATGTTCACGTCCGTGGCCGTGCGTGGCCGGGGGATCGGCCGCCGGGTGCTGGCCGCGGTGGAGGAGTCGGCGCGGGCACAGGGCCGCAGGCGGATGATCCTCGAAGTCGGCGATCTCCAGCCGGAGGCGATCGCGATGTACCACGCTTGCGGGTATGACCGGATCGAGAACTTCGGCTTCTACCGGAACGACCCGGGCTGCCTCTCCTTCGCCCGGGTCCTCTAG
- a CDS encoding PAS domain S-box protein: MGGTTDPDGDEAVLSLSLDGRITDAGDGARTLLGYHPHELFGRPVEDVIPEPGGLLSGPGHDLSAAIGNDSSRFELSCRCADGTVFPAVVTVWRSMEEHGLTITAAIRRLSAEDQLAGAINLVGALVRSSHDAIIAADRDGMVTIWNPAAERLYGYTAAEMLGRPRSVLFPPDGQELEEERFRRTISGSHVEMFSAVRRHKDGRLLTVAATISPIADARGHIIGAAGFSRDIGETNRAQSMFRGLLNALPIGIIGIGEDGLIRFVNPETERLFGYGAEEVLGLPVERLIPRSGAEEQDLHGVRKDGSRFPAEVSLSPIDVGSETLISATVVDTTDRIAAEAERTRLEQELNAALRLESVGQLAGGVAHHFNNLLAIIDSHAGFVAEELSGPVTGASVREALTDIAQIRKTVDRASEYARQLLAFGRREVARPVRHDISRTVADVYALLAHSIGDDITITTNAHKDLPPVVVDPGQLEQTLVNLALNARDAMPHGGRLSITAEPCTKSVPGARPSRQVKIRVTDTGTGMPPEVLERAFEPFYTTKDPVSFAGMGLAVAHGMVTAAGGEINIASDPGRGTTVVIMLPADDVLEPRRGTGDPVAGAGAERDGRRTILVVDDEPDLREVVRRMLGKSGYDVLIAADGHEALDRARAHDGSIDLLITDIMMPEMSGTELAEKLREFRDGLPVLFMSGYAAPVLTEKGSLDPGTVLLQKPFRKQELITAVENVLSVPV; this comes from the coding sequence ATGGGCGGAACGACCGATCCCGACGGCGACGAGGCCGTGCTGTCGCTCTCCCTGGACGGCCGGATCACCGACGCCGGTGACGGCGCGCGCACGCTCCTCGGATATCACCCGCACGAGCTCTTCGGGCGCCCGGTGGAGGACGTCATCCCGGAGCCCGGCGGGCTGCTCAGCGGCCCCGGCCACGACCTGAGCGCCGCGATCGGCAACGACTCCTCCCGGTTCGAGCTGAGCTGCCGCTGCGCGGACGGCACGGTCTTCCCCGCGGTGGTCACGGTGTGGCGCAGCATGGAGGAGCACGGGCTCACCATCACGGCCGCGATCCGCCGGCTGAGCGCGGAGGACCAGCTGGCCGGTGCGATCAACCTGGTCGGCGCGCTGGTCCGGTCCTCGCACGACGCCATCATCGCGGCCGACCGGGACGGCATGGTCACCATCTGGAACCCGGCGGCCGAGCGCCTCTACGGCTACACCGCGGCGGAGATGCTGGGCCGCCCGCGCAGCGTGCTGTTCCCGCCGGACGGGCAGGAGCTGGAGGAGGAGCGGTTCCGCCGGACCATCTCCGGCAGCCACGTCGAGATGTTCTCCGCGGTCCGCCGCCACAAGGACGGCCGGCTGCTCACGGTCGCGGCCACCATCTCCCCGATCGCGGACGCGCGCGGCCACATCATCGGGGCGGCCGGCTTCTCCCGGGACATCGGCGAGACGAACCGGGCGCAGAGCATGTTCCGCGGGCTGCTGAACGCGCTGCCGATCGGCATCATCGGCATCGGTGAGGACGGCCTGATCCGCTTCGTGAACCCGGAGACCGAGCGGCTGTTCGGCTACGGCGCGGAGGAGGTGCTGGGCCTGCCGGTCGAGCGCCTGATCCCCCGCTCCGGCGCCGAGGAGCAGGACCTGCACGGGGTACGGAAGGACGGCAGTCGCTTCCCGGCGGAGGTCTCGCTGTCCCCGATCGACGTCGGCTCCGAGACGCTGATCTCGGCCACCGTGGTGGACACCACCGACCGGATCGCGGCCGAGGCCGAGCGCACCCGCCTGGAGCAGGAGCTGAACGCGGCACTGCGGCTGGAGAGCGTGGGCCAGCTCGCGGGCGGCGTCGCGCACCACTTCAACAACCTGCTGGCCATCATCGACTCGCACGCCGGCTTCGTGGCCGAGGAGCTGAGCGGGCCGGTCACCGGCGCCAGCGTGCGTGAGGCACTCACCGACATCGCGCAGATCCGCAAGACCGTGGACCGGGCCAGCGAGTACGCCCGGCAGCTGCTCGCGTTCGGCCGGCGCGAGGTGGCCCGGCCGGTCCGGCACGACATCTCCCGTACCGTGGCGGACGTCTACGCGCTGCTCGCCCACTCGATCGGCGACGACATCACGATCACCACGAACGCGCACAAGGACCTGCCGCCCGTGGTGGTCGACCCGGGTCAGTTGGAGCAGACGCTGGTCAACCTGGCCCTCAACGCGCGCGACGCGATGCCGCACGGCGGCCGGCTGAGCATCACGGCCGAGCCGTGCACCAAGAGCGTGCCGGGCGCGCGGCCCAGCCGCCAGGTCAAGATCCGGGTCACCGACACCGGCACCGGCATGCCCCCGGAGGTGCTGGAGCGCGCGTTCGAGCCGTTCTACACCACCAAGGACCCGGTCTCGTTCGCCGGCATGGGCCTGGCCGTGGCGCACGGCATGGTCACCGCGGCCGGCGGTGAGATCAACATCGCGTCCGACCCGGGCCGGGGCACCACCGTGGTGATCATGTTGCCCGCCGACGACGTCCTGGAGCCGCGCCGCGGCACCGGCGACCCGGTGGCGGGCGCCGGGGCGGAGCGGGACGGCCGCCGCACCATCCTGGTCGTCGACGACGAGCCGGACCTGCGCGAGGTGGTCCGCCGGATGCTCGGCAAGTCCGGCTACGACGTGCTCATCGCCGCGGACGGGCACGAGGCGCTGGACCGGGCGCGCGCTCACGACGGCAGCATCGACCTGCTGATCACCGACATCATGATGCCCGAGATGTCCGGCACGGAACTGGCCGAGAAGCTGCGCGAGTTCCGCGACGGGCTGCCCGTGCTGTTCATGTCCGGCTACGCCGCGCCGGTGCTCACCGAGAAGGGCAGCCTCGACCCGGGCACGGTCCTGCTGCAGAAGCCGTTCCGCAAGCAGGAGCTGATCACCGCGGTGGAGAACGTGCTGTCCGTCCCGGTCTAG